Genomic segment of Azospirillum brasilense:
ACCGTTGGATGGAAAGAGCGTCGGGCACCTCCGAACCCGACATCCACGGGCAGGAACTGGTGGAAGCCCTGCCTTCCCTGCGCGACACGCGGCTGCACAACGCCGTGCGCGACGTGCTGGAAACCGGGGCACCCAGCGTCCTTTCGCACACGCTGAACCCGGTGCTGTTCCCACTGCGCTGCACCGACGGGCGACGGATGGTCCACAACGTGCTCATCCGGCCCTTCATCGTCAGCAACGCGTCCTATTGCCTGATCCAGGTGACCGACGTCACCGCGGTGGTCAATCGGGAACGGGTTCTGCGCGAACAGCGCGACGCGCGCTACCGCGCCATCGTTGACACCGCCCCTGACGCCATCGTCACAACCGACACGCGCGGCGTCGTGCAATGGGCCAACGGGGCCGCCGCCCGGCAGTTCGGCTTTCCGTCCAATGAGCTGATCGGCCAGCATGTCAGCCTTTTCCTCGCCGAAGGCTCCCCCGACTGGTCCGGGCTTCTGGAGCGCGACCCTGCCGGGCGTCCCGCCCCGGTGGAGCTGATCGGGCGCAAGCGCGACGGCACCCGCATCGATCTTGAGGTCTCGCTGGCCCGTTGGGAGTCGGAAGGGCGGAGCTTCATCACCGGCGTCCTGCGCGACATCACCGAACGCCGCCGCACCCGCGAGGAGTTGAAGGCGAACGCACTCGCCATGCGCCAGCTGGCCGAGCAGACCAAGGCCACTCTGGACGCGCTGCCTGCGCACATCGCCGTGCTCGATCACGGCGGGCACATTATTTTCGTCAACAAGGCCTGGGTCGAAAGCGGGGCCCACGCCGGCTTCCTCGGCGACGGGTCGGCCATCGGCGACGATTATCTGGAGGCCTGCGCCGCCACCCGCAGCGGAGCGGAGCATGCCGACGCGCTGATCGAGGGGCTGCGCGGCCTGCTGCGTGGGGGGGCGCCGGTGTCCATCGAGTATCCGGGCCTGTCCGACACCGGGCCGCGCTGGTACCGCTGCCTCGCCGCACCGATGGCCGCCGGCCCCTTCGGCGGGGCGGTGCTGATGCACATCGACGTCACCGAGATCAAGTCGATGGAAGCGACGCTGCGCAAGCTGGTCGGGCAGAAGTCCACGCTGCTGCGCGAAGTGAACCACCGGGTGAAGAACAGCCTGCAACTCGTCTCCAGCCTGCTGACGCTACAGACCATGAGCCTTCCGGGTGCCGCCGAGCGGGTTCATTTCCAGGACGCCCGCAGCCGCATCGACGCCATCGCGCGGGTGCACAGCCGGCTGTACCAGACCGAGCAGTTCCAGACCATCGAGTTCGGCAGCTACCTGAACGAGCTGTGCGCCGACCTGTCCCGGGCGTCGGGAGGCGACACGCTGGGCTCCATCGAGGTGCGGGCGGAGCGCGTCGACCTGCCCATCGATCAGGCGGCACCGCTGGGGTTGATCGCCAACGAACTGATCACCAACGCCATCAAGCACCGCGGGTCCACACCCGCCAACGTCTTGGTGTCGCTCGACCGGACCGACGACTTGCTGGCGCTGACGGTGACTGACCAAGGCCCCGGCCTTCCCGCCGGGTTCGACATGCGACGGTCACGCAGCCTCGGCATGCGCTTGATCACCAGCCTGACCGGTCAGGTCGGGGCGACGGTCACGCTGATGCCGGTGGAGCGGGGCACCTCCTTCCGCATCGCGCTGACCATGCCGGAAACGCGCGGCCCCATCCTGGAAGACAGCGCGGCGGAGTGGAACGGATGAAGATCCTTCTCGTCGAGGACGAGGTCCTCATCGCCATGGAGCAGAGCTTCTACCTGGAAGCCGCAGGGCACGAGGTGCACGGGCCGGCCTCCACCAGCGAAAAGGCGCTGCTCCTGGCGCAGGAGGTCAAGCCGGATCTGGCCTTGGTGGACATCCATCTCGCCCAGGGCTCCAGCGGCATCGACGCGGCCCGCCGGATGACCGCGCTCGGCATCCCCTGCCTGTTCGTCACCTCCTACCGCGAGGAGGTGGAGCCGACGCGCGAATACGGGGTGGGCTGCCTGCCCAAGCCCTTCTCGCAAACCTCGCTGGTCTCCGCGGTCGAGGCGGTCAGCGCCATCCTGGCCGGGCGGACGCCGACCAAGGTCCCCGACACGATGGAGCTGTTTTCCTAGGCGCCGTTCGCCCTCGGCGCGGAAGGCGAAACGGTTCACGCACTATCGCTTGCCCAGCGCCGGCATGACCCAGCCCTTGAGGAAGGCGTCCTCCGGAGGCACCGCAACCGGTTTCCCTGCCGCCAGCAGCACCTGAAGCAGCGCGGTGTGCAGGGCGGTGCAGCCGCCGAGGTCCAGCCGGGGCTCCTCCACAGCGCATAGCCATTCGGCCAGCGGGATAGCCTCATCCACCGTGCAGGCACCTTCGAAACGGGCGGTGCGGTCCTCGAAACGGATGGGCATCACATCAGCTCCCGCAGATTGAGGGCGAGCAGAAGGCTCCCGTCGCCGAGCACCGCCGTGCCGGCGTAGCCGCGCAGCCGGGCGAGCAGCCCGGTCATCGGCTTCAGAACCACCTCGGCGCGCTCCCGGAAGGCGTCCACCACCAGCCCCACTGGCTGCCCGCCGAGGTCCACCAGAAGCACCGCCTCCCCGCTGC
This window contains:
- a CDS encoding PAS domain S-box protein, giving the protein MEPTEFKRMPWLDGLLDAMDAGIVVLDRHGRVQFWNRWMERASGTSEPDIHGQELVEALPSLRDTRLHNAVRDVLETGAPSVLSHTLNPVLFPLRCTDGRRMVHNVLIRPFIVSNASYCLIQVTDVTAVVNRERVLREQRDARYRAIVDTAPDAIVTTDTRGVVQWANGAAARQFGFPSNELIGQHVSLFLAEGSPDWSGLLERDPAGRPAPVELIGRKRDGTRIDLEVSLARWESEGRSFITGVLRDITERRRTREELKANALAMRQLAEQTKATLDALPAHIAVLDHGGHIIFVNKAWVESGAHAGFLGDGSAIGDDYLEACAATRSGAEHADALIEGLRGLLRGGAPVSIEYPGLSDTGPRWYRCLAAPMAAGPFGGAVLMHIDVTEIKSMEATLRKLVGQKSTLLREVNHRVKNSLQLVSSLLTLQTMSLPGAAERVHFQDARSRIDAIARVHSRLYQTEQFQTIEFGSYLNELCADLSRASGGDTLGSIEVRAERVDLPIDQAAPLGLIANELITNAIKHRGSTPANVLVSLDRTDDLLALTVTDQGPGLPAGFDMRRSRSLGMRLITSLTGQVGATVTLMPVERGTSFRIALTMPETRGPILEDSAAEWNG
- a CDS encoding response regulator, which gives rise to MKILLVEDEVLIAMEQSFYLEAAGHEVHGPASTSEKALLLAQEVKPDLALVDIHLAQGSSGIDAARRMTALGIPCLFVTSYREEVEPTREYGVGCLPKPFSQTSLVSAVEAVSAILAGRTPTKVPDTMELFS